The nucleotide sequence ggagaattaagaaaaaaacaataattactAATTGAAGGGATGTAacagtctataaataggctatagaAGTAGAGAATGGGCTTATGAATGAATTGGAAAtgtaacaacctataaataaaCTGTATAACTAGAGAATGGGGCTTATGAATGAATTGGAATTCTGcatctctcttaattctcctaaCTCTCCCTTGGTTTTCCTatcttctcccaaaattctCTCTGTTTCTGTTCTGTCTCCCTCTTCCTTTCTGCTCTTTCTTTCCCGCATTCTTACCAAATTCCTTtttaaaccctagccaaaccctagggttgtgacaattaTAAAAACTCTCATACCATGGTCTTCCAGAATAGCATAATCCATGTACTTAATATCCTCCATGCATGTGCAGGTATGATGGGATGAGTAACACTCCAGTCTCGTCCCCCATTCCTGGCCACCAAAATCACTCCTACCTCCACCCCAGAGTTGCCGCTCTGTATCTTGACGAATCTGAAGTTGTTGGAATTGAAGAACCACGGCACAAGTTGTCAGAATGGGCGGTATCTGGGGAAGCCAAACTAGATGTGATATTCGTTGTAGGGATGGGTGGATTGGGCAAGACAACCCTTGTCAGGAAAGTTGCCGAtaagattaagaaaaactttGATTGCTTCGCATGGATAACCATCTCCAAGTCCGACAAGAACGAGGAGCTTCTATGGACCATGCTGAAGCGCGTGTTTGAATCTACTGGCAAACAGGTTCCAAGCTCGTTCCACACCATCAACCAGCTCCAGCTGATGGATAAACTCCGGGCCTATCTCCGGCACAAAAGGTTTCTAATAGTTCTTGATGATCTATGGAAGAAAGATGTCTGGGAATCCATAAAGCACGCCTTGCCTACTCAAAACCATGGGCGAATCATTATCACAACCAGAAGGGGTGATATCGCTCGGATATGCAGCCACAGCTCTGCCCAGGTTCACAACCTCCAGCCGCTGCCATTAGATAAGGCTCGCCAGCttttttacaagaaaattttCCCGTCATCTGGTGATTGTCCTGCTGGGTTGCTAGCCTGGTCAGACATGATCTTAGAAAGATGCAAAGGGTTGCCTTTGGCAATTGCCACCCTAGGTACTCTACTGTCCCATGCAGAGAGGACAACAGATGCATGGAAGAAGCTACACGACAGCCTTGGGGCTGAGCTACACATGAATGGCCGTCTTTCGAGTACTAGAAGTGTGCTGTCTATCTGTTACGATGACTTGCCTTATTATCTGAAGTATTGCTTTCTATACTTCAGCGTTTTCCCAGAAGATTATTTGGTTAAGCGCAGGAGGCTCATTCGGCTATGGGTCTCAGAAGGACTAGTGAAAGAAGTGACTGGGAAAACACTTGAGGAGGTTGGAGAGGACTACTTAAGTGAGCTAATTGACAGAAACTTGGTTCATGTAAATGAGGTGGATTTTGATGGACGACCAAAAACCTGTTGCGTTCACCATCTCTGGCACAAGATCATTCTCTCAAAGTCCCAGGAAGAGAATTTCTGCAGGGTCTCTACTGACACAGAAATGATCCGTGATGCAAAAATCAGAAGGCTCTCTATCCAGAGGAAGTTCAATTGCTTGTCGCAAAAGGTCTTCCCCTGTGCTCGTAGCCTTTTCATGTTTGGCATGGAAGCTCACTTTGCTACCCAGAATATCCTCAAAAGCTTTTGCATTCTGAAGGTTTTGGACTTGGAAGGTGCTCCACTAGACATGTTTCCTCAAGTCATATGCGAACTTCTCCTCCTGAAGTACCTAAGCTTGAGAGATACAAAAATCCAGAAGCTTCCAAAGTCCCTAGGTAGGcttcaaaatttagaaacttTGGATCTTAAGCAAACTCTAGTCACTCAGTTGCATGATAACATACTCAGACTTGAGAAACTGAGGCATCTGTTAGTTGATCACCGCCTCACAGAGAATTTTCCAAGTGCTGAACCGATAAGAGGATTCAAGACATCTTCAAATATAGGGAGGTTAGAGGCCTTACAGAAACTATTGTATATAAGAGCTGGTAAGAATGGTGGCAGCGTCATTCAAGCCCTGGGAAACTTGACACAACTAAGGAAACTGGGAATTGTTGAACTAgcagaagaagatggagaacaCTTGATCCACTCAATTGAGAAGATGGTGAACCTTCGTTCCTTGGATGTAAAATCAATCGAGGGGGAGTTTCTGGATCTAAGTGTGGTATCTTCTCCTCCTCCATTTCTTCAACGCTTGTATCTAAACGGGCACTTGCAGAAGGTACCAGATTGGGTTTCGTCATTACATGACCTGGTGAGAGTACGTCTAATGCGATCCAGATTAGAAAGCAACCCTATTACTATCCTACAAGACCTTCCCAATCTGATGGAACTCCAGTTGCTTGATGCCTACAATGGAACCAAATTGGATTTTCTTCCAGAAAAGTTTCAAAATCTGAAGATATTACAACTAGAAAACTTGAACAAGTTAGAATTGGTGGTGGTGGGAAACAACTCTCTGTCTAGCCTGGAGAAGCTTGTTATAAGCCAGTGTAGAAAAATAAAGCATGTTCCTGAAGGTATTAGTGAATTGGCAAGCCTCAAAGAATTAAACTTGAATGACATGTCAGAGGAGCTTGTCAGTGGGCTTGAAAGAAATGGTGGCCAGTTCATGGGCTTGTCAAACACATCCCACTAATTTGTTCTTATTCTCTTCAGAGTAATGGTTGCCGGAAGCAAATACATTTTTCATGATAGAATCTACTGGTTCTATCTATGTTAGCATGGGATCCAGATCCGTTGTGGGATTTCATGATGTTTGGGGGACATGGTAGATATAAAGTCAAGTAGAAAAGTGCATTGTGATTCATAGGGATAGCAAAGcaaattgttatttttgttaccATTATTTGCTTTAGCAGagcaaaaataaaactaaaaacaagGAGTTTATGGGCAAGGTTACAAGACTAGCTATTGTGTTTGTAATTTTGTACTTACACCTATTGCCACGATACCTTCATTTTTGTTGTGCATATATTAAGCAAAGCTgtctttgattttaataatcTTTCACTACACCTGATGCCATATTCATAAACAGTGTTGTGCCTACTTCGTATAGCCAGAATGGCTAACCTCAGACACTTAATTTGAAAGTTGTTCAACACGTCCCAGATATAGATACCAGTCAGGGACAGTCTGAAGACACACCAAATGGAGTGTTCTACttcattattgttattattattggttGAATACAATATATGTGTCCCCTGAAGTGGACATGCTTGAGAACATGCCACCATTTTTAATAGAGTTATCAGAACTTAGGGGAAAATGTACAAATATAATAAGTATTTGgtaggaaataaagaaaatataaaatttactcTAACAAGTAATAACAACTCCAACTAAAAGAATTACATTTTTTT is from Diospyros lotus cultivar Yz01 chromosome 2, ASM1463336v1, whole genome shotgun sequence and encodes:
- the LOC127794915 gene encoding disease resistance protein RPM1-like isoform X2 — its product is MADSVVSFLLHKIDFLLSREWALLSGINDEIGGLKRELEAIGALLRDSDRRGESNEQVRVWIQQARDLAYDIEDVLDMYAFHIAQLSNQLPEFLQGLTRLKQRRFIAVLIREIKAKLHGVKLTRERYDGMSNTPVSSPIPGHQNHSYLHPRVAALYLDESEVVGIEEPRHKLSEWAVSGEAKLDVIFVVGMGGLGKTTLVRKVADKIKKNFDCFAWITISKSDKNEELLWTMLKRVFESTGKQVPSSFHTINQLQLMDKLRAYLRHKRFLIVLDDLWKKDVWESIKHALPTQNHGRIIITTRRGDIARICSHSSAQVHNLQPLPLDKARQLFYKKIFPSSGDCPAGLLAWSDMILERCKGLPLAIATLGTLLSHAERTTDAWKKLHDSLGAELHMNGRLSSTRSVLSICYDDLPYYLKYCFLYFSVFPEDYLVKRRRLIRLWVSEGLVKEVTGKTLEEVGEDYLSELIDRNLVHVNEVDFDGRPKTCCVHHLWHKIILSKSQEENFCRVSTDTEMIRDAKIRRLSIQRKFNCLSQKVFPCARSLFMFGMEAHFATQNILKSFCILKVLDLEGAPLDMFPQVICELLLLKYLSLRDTKIQKLPKSLGRLQNLETLDLKQTLVTQLHDNILRLEKLRHLLVDHRLTENFPSAEPIRGFKTSSNIGRLEALQKLLYIRAGKNGGSVIQALGNLTQLRKLGIVELAEEDGEHLIHSIEKMVNLRSLDVKSIEGEFLDLSVVSSPPPFLQRLYLNGHLQKVPDWVSSLHDLVRVRLMRSRLESNPITILQDLPNLMELQLLDAYNGTKLDFLPEKFQNLKILQLENLNKLELVVVGNNSLSSLEKLVISQCRKIKHVPEGISELASLKELNLNDMSEELVSGLERNGGQFMGLSNTSH